A DNA window from Thiopseudomonas alkaliphila contains the following coding sequences:
- a CDS encoding lipopolysaccharide kinase InaA family protein, with product MNAYINPSAQPLLAKHQLDSFEALWNLELEPVDEPNVLRGGYSIVCRLELDGQVFYLKRQRNHLTRSWCHPLGEPTFARELRNIQRYQALGIPTIEPAFFAQRKVSGEKQAILLTYALTDWQDLDHWLSRYPELPVEQQVAMVEACADLIARLHQGRLMHSCLYPKHVFLQQQGAGFKACLIDLEKTRAFRLAQQDRVKDLDTLFRRVGQRWGETEMRTFLQRYLTKPYNLEQWMLRLAKRRVEKESRR from the coding sequence ATGAACGCTTATATCAATCCCAGCGCACAGCCGTTATTGGCTAAGCATCAGTTAGATAGTTTTGAGGCGCTGTGGAACCTTGAACTCGAGCCAGTAGACGAGCCCAACGTATTACGCGGTGGTTACAGTATTGTGTGCCGCTTAGAGTTAGATGGCCAAGTGTTTTACCTTAAGCGTCAGCGTAATCATTTAACCCGCAGTTGGTGCCATCCCTTAGGCGAGCCGACCTTTGCCCGTGAGCTGCGTAATATTCAACGCTATCAAGCCTTGGGTATTCCAACCATAGAGCCGGCCTTTTTTGCTCAGCGTAAGGTATCAGGGGAAAAACAAGCTATTTTACTGACCTATGCCTTAACCGACTGGCAGGATCTAGATCACTGGCTGAGCCGTTATCCTGAGTTACCCGTTGAGCAACAAGTTGCCATGGTAGAAGCATGTGCCGATTTAATTGCCCGTTTGCATCAGGGGCGTTTAATGCATAGCTGCTTATACCCCAAGCATGTGTTTTTACAGCAGCAGGGGGCGGGTTTTAAAGCCTGTTTAATTGATTTAGAGAAAACCAGAGCTTTTCGTTTAGCCCAGCAAGACCGAGTAAAAGATTTAGATACGTTGTTTCGCCGTGTCGGGCAACGTTGGGGCGAAACGGAGATGCGTACGTTTTTGCAGCGTTATTTAACCAAGCCCTACAACTTAGAGCAGTGGATGTTGCGTTTAGCTAAGCGCCGAGTTGAGAAGGAAAGTCGCCGATGA
- the rfaP gene encoding lipopolysaccharide core heptose(I) kinase RfaP: MSLLLQAPFNQLWQGQDPFTAVEQLQGEVYRELEGRRTLRTEVAGAGYFVKIHRGIGWGEIIKNLLTAKLPVLGAEQELQAIKRLTQAQVPTMTAVAYGKRGLNPARQHSFIITEELAPTISLEDYSLNWQNQPPEPALKRALIQRVAEMVGAMHRAGVNHRDCYICHFLLHTDQPIRAEQFRLSVIDLHRAQTRARTPVRWRNKDLAALYFSALEIGLTERDKLRFLRHYFQQPLRQVLAQEAKLLAWLQVKADKLYQRKQRYGDAL, encoded by the coding sequence ATGAGTTTATTGTTACAGGCACCTTTTAACCAATTATGGCAGGGACAAGATCCTTTTACTGCGGTTGAGCAGCTGCAAGGTGAGGTGTACCGTGAACTAGAAGGGCGGCGAACCCTACGTACCGAAGTGGCGGGTGCCGGTTACTTTGTTAAAATTCACCGCGGTATTGGCTGGGGTGAAATTATTAAAAACTTGCTAACGGCTAAGTTACCGGTCTTAGGTGCCGAGCAAGAATTGCAAGCAATCAAGCGCCTGACCCAAGCCCAAGTGCCGACCATGACCGCCGTGGCCTATGGTAAGCGCGGGCTTAATCCAGCCCGCCAGCACTCATTTATCATTACCGAAGAGTTAGCGCCAACCATTAGTTTGGAAGACTACTCCCTTAACTGGCAGAACCAGCCACCGGAGCCTGCATTAAAGCGTGCGCTGATTCAGCGAGTCGCTGAGATGGTGGGGGCGATGCACCGGGCCGGAGTGAATCACCGCGATTGCTATATTTGCCATTTTTTATTGCATACCGATCAGCCAATTCGTGCCGAGCAGTTTCGCTTATCGGTGATTGATTTGCATCGCGCGCAAACCCGTGCGCGCACTCCGGTGCGCTGGCGCAACAAAGACCTTGCCGCGCTGTATTTTTCGGCCTTAGAAATTGGCTTAACCGAGCGCGATAAATTGCGCTTTTTGCGCCATTATTTTCAGCAGCCATTACGTCAGGTCTTGGCTCAAGAAGCTAAGCTGTTGGCTTGGTTACAAGTAAAGGCCGATAAACTGTATCAGCGTAAACAGCGTTATGGAGATGCGCTCTAA
- a CDS encoding carbamoyltransferase family protein has product MALTILGLSGALSHDPSAALYIDGKLIAAVEEERLVRDKHAKNRMPYESAKFCLEQAGIKPADVDVVAIPFAPISITEKARWHYAKRYWYAPDRALDAILMGNRRFKRYYKKIQWCLEQLGFDLKKIKIEPVEHHLAHAASAYLCSGFKEKTAILGIDGKGEYATTFFGYGENGKIHKIKEFYDPDSLGGLYGAMTEFLGFEMLDGEFKVMGMAPYGNPDLYDLSRLAKFENGELVINTEYANVIGLRRYKEKGKGFYFSPKLIEWLGPKREGDIADDPYIHYAASVQALFEKLALEMMDYYLGDIIKETGKLAFAGGSALNVKLNQKIIAREEVKELFVQPAAGDAGTAVGAAAFISQKRGVPVEKMEHVYLGPSYTNEEIIAACAKHPSQPQWQQITEVPAKIAQLMVEGNPVAWFQGRMEFGPRALGGRSIIGCPSIPGVADRINEQIKFRERWRPFCPSMIDSVAPQMLKVDHPSPFMTFTFEVNDEWKSRVPEVVHEDGTSRAQVLERQYNPRWYDLMLELEKLTGNGVSLNTSLNRRGEAMVCSPKDALDMFFGSDLQYLIMEDILVVKQGAAPLESAPSESADAQSV; this is encoded by the coding sequence ATGGCACTAACTATTCTCGGCTTATCCGGTGCATTGAGCCACGACCCATCAGCAGCACTTTATATCGACGGTAAATTAATTGCCGCGGTGGAAGAAGAGCGCTTGGTGCGGGATAAACACGCGAAAAATCGTATGCCCTATGAGTCTGCCAAGTTCTGCTTAGAGCAAGCAGGTATCAAACCGGCTGATGTGGATGTAGTGGCGATTCCCTTTGCCCCAATCAGTATTACTGAAAAAGCCCGTTGGCATTATGCCAAGCGTTACTGGTATGCCCCTGATCGTGCGTTAGATGCGATTTTAATGGGGAATCGTCGGTTTAAGCGTTATTACAAGAAAATTCAGTGGTGTTTAGAGCAGCTGGGTTTTGATTTAAAGAAAATTAAAATCGAACCGGTCGAGCACCACCTCGCCCATGCCGCCAGTGCTTATTTGTGCTCGGGGTTTAAAGAAAAAACTGCGATTTTAGGGATTGATGGTAAGGGTGAATACGCCACCACCTTCTTTGGTTACGGCGAAAACGGCAAGATTCATAAAATTAAAGAGTTTTATGATCCCGATTCCCTCGGTGGCTTATACGGTGCCATGACCGAGTTTCTTGGCTTTGAAATGCTCGATGGCGAGTTCAAAGTGATGGGCATGGCGCCTTACGGTAATCCGGATCTGTATGATTTATCGCGTTTAGCCAAGTTTGAAAATGGCGAGCTGGTAATTAACACCGAGTACGCCAACGTGATTGGACTGCGCCGTTATAAAGAAAAAGGTAAAGGTTTTTACTTTTCACCCAAACTTATTGAATGGCTTGGGCCTAAGCGCGAAGGCGATATTGCCGATGATCCGTATATTCATTACGCCGCCAGTGTGCAGGCGTTATTTGAAAAGCTGGCGCTGGAGATGATGGATTATTACCTGGGCGATATTATTAAAGAAACCGGTAAGTTAGCCTTTGCCGGCGGCAGTGCGTTGAACGTTAAGCTCAACCAAAAAATTATTGCCCGCGAAGAAGTTAAAGAGTTGTTTGTGCAGCCAGCGGCCGGTGATGCCGGTACCGCGGTGGGCGCTGCGGCGTTTATTTCGCAAAAGCGTGGGGTGCCGGTAGAGAAGATGGAGCATGTGTATTTAGGCCCGTCTTACACCAACGAAGAAATTATTGCGGCCTGCGCCAAGCACCCTAGCCAACCCCAGTGGCAACAAATCACTGAGGTGCCAGCAAAAATTGCCCAGTTGATGGTAGAAGGTAACCCCGTGGCTTGGTTTCAAGGCCGCATGGAGTTTGGTCCGCGGGCGTTGGGTGGCCGTTCGATTATTGGTTGCCCAAGTATTCCGGGAGTGGCGGATCGAATTAACGAGCAAATTAAATTCCGTGAGCGCTGGCGTCCATTTTGCCCGTCAATGATTGATAGCGTGGCGCCACAAATGCTGAAAGTGGATCATCCGTCACCTTTTATGACCTTCACCTTCGAAGTGAATGATGAGTGGAAGAGTCGCGTGCCTGAAGTAGTGCACGAAGACGGTACTTCACGGGCCCAGGTGCTAGAGCGGCAATATAATCCGCGCTGGTATGACTTAATGCTGGAGTTAGAAAAACTTACCGGCAATGGGGTGTCGTTAAACACCTCCCTTAATCGCCGCGGTGAGGCGATGGTCTGCTCACCGAA
- a CDS encoding lipopolysaccharide kinase InaA family protein: MLWQLSAEYQSLAAEFGSLEAVFALEGERITHDPISELIKVTRQGVDFYVKRYRNNGKGLRAWLPTTRIQAEWQNLQRFKQWGIATAEVIAYGQERRYGKFIRGAMITRGLPGTADLAHLANQQDPRLQDPQWVAQVSQQVAEMTRILHQHRFAHNDLKWRNLLVNQQGKVFLIDCPTGRFWCWPFLQRRLIKDLACLDKVASEQLSRTQRLRFYLAYRQQSRLTRQDKGYIRQIVHYFKGRE, encoded by the coding sequence ATGCTGTGGCAGTTAAGCGCGGAGTATCAGTCGCTGGCAGCAGAGTTTGGCAGCTTAGAGGCGGTGTTTGCTCTTGAGGGTGAGCGCATTACCCATGATCCTATTTCTGAGCTAATAAAAGTCACTCGCCAAGGGGTGGATTTTTATGTCAAACGCTACCGCAATAATGGCAAAGGGCTAAGGGCTTGGTTGCCGACCACGCGGATTCAGGCCGAGTGGCAGAACTTACAACGCTTTAAACAGTGGGGCATTGCCACGGCCGAGGTGATTGCCTATGGCCAAGAACGGCGTTATGGCAAGTTTATCCGCGGCGCGATGATTACCCGCGGATTGCCTGGCACTGCAGATTTAGCGCATTTGGCCAATCAGCAAGATCCACGCTTACAAGACCCGCAGTGGGTAGCACAGGTCAGTCAGCAGGTAGCTGAAATGACCCGCATTTTGCATCAACACCGTTTTGCCCACAATGATTTAAAGTGGCGTAACTTATTGGTTAATCAACAGGGCAAAGTGTTTTTAATTGATTGTCCCACTGGACGTTTTTGGTGCTGGCCATTTTTACAGCGGCGGTTGATTAAAGATTTAGCCTGCCTTGATAAAGTGGCCAGTGAGCAATTATCTCGCACCCAGCGTTTGCGCTTTTATTTGGCCTACCGCCAGCAATCACGGTTAACGCGGCAAGATAAAGGCTACATTAGACAAATTGTGCATTATTTTAAGGGGCGCGAATGA
- a CDS encoding lipopolysaccharide kinase InaA family protein, with protein sequence MSFALLKGRAPQLPLALPLADQSQLSIQRWLRVLPNRRYVGLAKWQGQAVVIKIFTGRKAAAAYQAEIAGFSALQAQAINCPEVLQHHQAGPELAWVISAYLDQTQSLAEAWQQVASEAYLTEAQECVLGRALVTIAEMHLKGLWQADLHLDNFLTNGRQLWVVDAGSIQQQELGEPITREAALANLAVFFAQLPNGLAPYLEQLLVHYILVNSTHALPIERLEAEIAKIKRWRLKDYLHKTARDCSLFSVQRSLCKLQAVWRQALPELQPVLANPDQLIAQGHIYKTGGAATVAKVEYSAGGRVTPLVIKRYNIKHLAHWLKRFWRPSRAWHSWQAANRLEFLGIPTPKALAVIEQRWLGLRGPAWFITEYCAGQDIIAHFAPYLQPAAGAEKMPPEAMLQALDQLFALLIRERISHGDLKGHNIFWQHNQWCLIDLDAMQQHQRLASFQRAYAKDRARFLRNWPAESTLYQLLDQRLPQAETLSEEH encoded by the coding sequence ATGAGTTTTGCTTTGCTCAAAGGTCGAGCCCCCCAGTTACCTTTGGCATTACCCTTAGCTGATCAGTCGCAGTTAAGCATTCAGCGCTGGTTGCGGGTGTTACCTAACCGCCGTTATGTGGGGCTAGCGAAGTGGCAAGGGCAAGCGGTGGTCATCAAAATTTTTACTGGCCGTAAAGCCGCGGCTGCTTATCAAGCTGAGATTGCCGGCTTCAGTGCCTTACAGGCTCAAGCCATTAACTGCCCCGAGGTATTACAGCATCACCAAGCCGGGCCAGAGTTAGCCTGGGTTATCAGTGCTTACCTGGATCAAACCCAAAGCTTAGCCGAGGCTTGGCAACAGGTGGCCAGCGAAGCCTACTTAACAGAGGCTCAAGAGTGTGTGCTGGGCCGCGCCTTAGTGACCATCGCCGAGATGCACCTTAAGGGCCTGTGGCAGGCAGACTTACATCTGGATAACTTTTTAACCAATGGTCGGCAGTTATGGGTGGTGGATGCAGGTAGCATTCAGCAGCAAGAATTAGGTGAGCCGATCACCCGTGAGGCTGCGCTGGCTAATCTGGCGGTGTTTTTTGCCCAGTTACCCAATGGCTTAGCGCCCTATTTAGAGCAATTGCTGGTGCACTATATTTTAGTTAATAGCACCCATGCTTTGCCGATTGAGCGCCTAGAAGCGGAAATTGCCAAAATTAAGCGGTGGCGGTTAAAGGATTATTTACATAAAACCGCCCGCGATTGCAGCCTGTTCAGTGTCCAGCGTTCGTTATGTAAGCTGCAGGCAGTGTGGCGTCAGGCCTTGCCTGAGTTACAGCCGGTGTTGGCCAATCCTGATCAGTTGATTGCCCAAGGCCATATTTATAAAACCGGTGGCGCGGCGACCGTGGCTAAGGTTGAGTATTCTGCCGGTGGGCGGGTAACGCCACTGGTGATTAAGCGTTACAACATTAAGCACTTAGCCCATTGGTTAAAACGTTTTTGGCGGCCGAGTCGTGCTTGGCATAGTTGGCAGGCGGCCAATCGCTTAGAGTTTTTAGGTATTCCCACGCCAAAAGCATTGGCGGTGATTGAGCAGCGTTGGCTGGGGTTACGTGGGCCGGCGTGGTTTATTACTGAATATTGCGCCGGACAGGATATAATCGCCCACTTTGCGCCTTATCTGCAGCCAGCGGCAGGGGCAGAAAAAATGCCGCCAGAAGCGATGTTACAGGCGCTAGATCAACTGTTTGCGCTGTTAATCCGTGAGAGAATTAGTCACGGAGATTTAAAAGGGCACAATATTTTTTGGCAGCACAATCAATGGTGTTTGATTGATTTAGACGCCATGCAGCAGCATCAGCGTTTGGCCAGTTTTCAACGGGCGTATGCCAAAGATCGGGCGCGCTTCTTACGCAACTGGCCGGCAGAGAGTACACTTTACCAATTATTAGATCAGCGTTTGCCGCAGGCAGAAACGCTTAGCGAAGAACACTAA
- a CDS encoding glycosyltransferase family 4 protein has protein sequence MQLAFILYKYFPFGGLQRDFMRIALECQRRGHHIRVYTLIWEGEIPPGFDVRIPQVKAWANHRRNQKFYQWLQADMAQSPVDRVIGFNKMPGLDWYYAADGCYEDKAQTLRNPWYKYSGRYKHFAAYERAVFAPEHATEILMISEVQQPLFIKHYQTQAERFHLLPPGIATDRQAPANAAELRAAFRQEFQLADDQLLLLQVGSGFKTKGLDRSLKALASLPAALKAKTRFIVIGQDDPKPFLLQIKALGLSQQVQILKGRSDIPRFLLGADLLIHPAYNENTGTVLLEALVAGLPVLVTDICGYAHYISEADAGRVLPSPFQQVALNQALAEILENDSARLRWSQNGVNYGQTADLYSMPEYAADLILAEPA, from the coding sequence ATGCAGCTCGCCTTTATTTTATATAAGTACTTTCCCTTTGGTGGTTTGCAGCGCGATTTTATGCGCATCGCCTTAGAGTGCCAGCGCCGCGGCCATCACATACGGGTCTATACCTTAATTTGGGAAGGCGAAATTCCTCCAGGGTTTGATGTGCGGATTCCGCAAGTTAAAGCGTGGGCTAATCATCGGCGTAATCAGAAGTTTTATCAGTGGCTGCAGGCCGATATGGCTCAGTCGCCAGTGGATCGGGTGATAGGTTTTAACAAAATGCCCGGACTCGATTGGTATTACGCTGCCGATGGCTGCTATGAAGACAAAGCCCAAACTCTGCGTAACCCTTGGTACAAATACAGCGGCCGTTATAAGCACTTTGCCGCCTATGAGCGGGCGGTATTTGCCCCAGAGCACGCCACCGAGATCTTAATGATTTCTGAAGTGCAGCAGCCGTTATTTATCAAGCATTATCAAACCCAAGCTGAGCGCTTTCATCTATTGCCACCGGGGATTGCCACCGATCGTCAGGCTCCCGCCAATGCTGCCGAGCTACGTGCAGCTTTTCGCCAAGAGTTTCAGCTGGCCGATGATCAGTTATTACTCCTGCAGGTAGGTTCTGGCTTTAAAACCAAAGGCTTGGACCGCAGTTTAAAGGCCTTGGCCAGTTTGCCAGCAGCGCTTAAGGCTAAAACTCGGTTTATTGTGATTGGGCAAGATGACCCCAAACCTTTTTTATTGCAGATTAAGGCGCTGGGATTATCCCAGCAGGTGCAGATTTTAAAAGGGCGCAGCGATATTCCGCGGTTTTTATTGGGTGCTGATTTATTGATTCACCCAGCCTATAACGAAAATACCGGTACCGTGTTATTAGAAGCCTTGGTCGCCGGGCTGCCGGTATTGGTCACCGATATTTGTGGCTATGCCCACTACATTAGCGAAGCCGATGCTGGACGGGTATTGCCTAGCCCATTTCAGCAGGTGGCGCTGAATCAGGCTCTAGCTGAAATATTGGAAAATGACTCGGCGCGGCTGCGTTGGTCACAGAATGGGGTAAACTACGGGCAAACGGCTGACTTATATTCGATGCCCGAATACGCAGCTGACCTTATTCTTGCGGAGCCAGCATGA
- the waaC gene encoding lipopolysaccharide heptosyltransferase I, with translation MRVLLIKTSSLGDVIHTLPALTDAQRAIPGIQFDWVVEEGFAEIPSWHPAVAEVIPVAIRRWRKQLWQTYKSGEWRALKQRIKQQSYDLTIDAQGLLKSAWLTRFNLAPVAGFDKQSARESVASYFYDAKYQVATDLHAVERTRRLFALALGYSITGKAAEYGLQTRHKALAQPYVMFLHGTTWPSKHWPEQYWRHLAEQLNSQGIAVHLAWGNAAEQQRAERIAHELEQVTVLPQLNLAGVADEIANATACVAVDTGLGHLAAALDVPTISLYGPTLPGRVGAYGKGQIHLCAEHPLAGKGDRQLPCFDDLTPDKVLQHLQPLLQPTTGSAAPTASE, from the coding sequence GTGCGTGTGTTATTAATTAAAACCTCGTCGTTGGGCGATGTAATTCATACCTTGCCTGCATTAACCGATGCCCAGCGAGCCATACCTGGCATTCAGTTTGATTGGGTAGTGGAAGAAGGCTTTGCCGAAATCCCCAGTTGGCACCCCGCAGTGGCAGAAGTGATTCCCGTAGCGATTCGACGCTGGCGCAAACAGCTGTGGCAAACCTACAAAAGTGGTGAGTGGCGGGCCCTAAAGCAGCGGATTAAACAGCAGTCTTATGATTTAACCATTGATGCCCAAGGGTTACTCAAAAGTGCTTGGCTGACGCGTTTTAACTTAGCGCCAGTGGCCGGCTTTGATAAACAGTCGGCGCGCGAATCTGTGGCCAGTTATTTTTATGATGCCAAATATCAGGTGGCAACGGATCTCCACGCAGTTGAGCGAACCCGGCGTCTATTTGCTTTGGCACTGGGTTATTCGATTACCGGCAAGGCCGCCGAGTATGGGTTGCAAACGCGGCATAAAGCGCTTGCCCAGCCTTACGTGATGTTCTTACATGGCACCACTTGGCCAAGCAAGCACTGGCCAGAGCAGTATTGGCGACACCTAGCTGAGCAGCTTAATAGCCAAGGGATCGCCGTGCACCTCGCTTGGGGGAATGCTGCCGAGCAGCAGCGGGCCGAGCGGATTGCCCATGAACTGGAGCAGGTTACTGTGTTACCGCAGTTAAACTTGGCCGGGGTGGCCGATGAAATTGCCAATGCTACCGCCTGTGTAGCCGTTGATACCGGACTTGGGCATTTAGCCGCAGCGTTAGATGTACCAACCATCTCATTGTATGGTCCCACCTTACCGGGGCGAGTTGGCGCCTATGGCAAGGGGCAAATTCATTTATGTGCCGAGCATCCGTTAGCCGGTAAAGGTGATCGCCAATTACCGTGCTTTGATGACCTTACCCCCGATAAGGTGCTGCAGCATTTACAGCCCTTACTCCAGCCCACCACCGGGAGCGCTGCTCCCACCGCTAGTGAGTAA